In the genome of Anaerolineae bacterium, the window CCTCAAGGGGGCGATCATCGTCCTTGTCTACCACCTCCAGAACGTGCAGCCCCATGTAGGAGGAGACGACCTCGCGCTCGCCCGGGGCGAGCTCAAAGGCTCGCTCCAATACGGTGGCGGGCAAAGCGCTGGACGATGCGGTGAGCCAGCCCAGTTCGCCCCCACTTTCCTTGCTCGGGTCCTGGGATAGCTCCTGGGCCAGGGCGGCGAAGTCCTCGCCTGCCTCCAGGCGGGCCAGAACCTCATCGGCTTCCTCCTGGCTGAACACTACGATGTGCCGCACGTTCACCTGGGGCGCGCTGGTCGGCACCTCGGCCGCGAGGGCCTCCTGCAGCTTCTCTCGGAGGAGATAGGCCTTCATCAAGTCCAAGAAGGCCGCCTCGGTCATGCCCGTCCGGTCCTGCACGTACTTCAGATACTCCTGGCGCAGCTCTTGATAGGCCTCGAGGGTCATGGGGGTGGGTGTGGGCGACGGCGTAGCGGTGGGCTCGGGCGTGGCCTCCGGTGTAGGCTCGGCGTTGGGCTCGGGCGTGGACTCCGGTGTAGGCTCGGCGGTAGCCTCTTCCGCCGCCTGGGTGGCCTGGGGCTCGGTGGTGGGAGTAGGGTCAGGGTGGGGATCGTAGCCGAACCACTCCTGGACCCATTCCTCCAGCTCGTCGGGAGAGACGCTGAGCCCGCGGCGTTCTGCTTCCTGGCGCACCAGCTCGTCCTCGATCATGCTCTCCAGGACCTGCCTAGGCAGGGCGCTGGCGGAGGACTGCAGGCTCTCGATTTGCTGCTGGAGAATGTCACGCAGGATGGGGGTGCTCTCGTCTTCCGGGTCGAGCCGCAAGAGCTGGGCGCGCATCGTCTCGATCCGGTTGGCCAGATTGAGGCCCTGATAGAGCACCATGGTCTGGTACTGCCGGGTGCTGATCGGGGTGCCGTGTACCACCGCTACCGGTTCTCTGGGCAGGGCCACACCCACTCGGTAGATTCCGATCGCTAAGATCAGCACGACGATGGAGGCCAGGACAGCCAGGCCCATCCGTACCTGCCGGTCGCGGGCCCTCGTCTCTGGCGGGATGGCCGGCACCCGGCGGGCCGGTGTTTGACGCTTCCTGCTCATGGGTTCCCTCATGAAGAGCAGGGCATAGGGAGCCCCCATGCCCTGCTGATGCAGTCTATACGTAAGAGAGCCTACGAGGTGAAACGATGCCCGTAAGCGTAAGGCATCAGGGCCAGGTGCCGGGCGCGCTTGATGGCACGAGAGAGCTGGTGCTGGTGCCTGGCGCAGGTGCCCGTCTGCCGGCGGCCCCTGATCTTCCCCTGATCGGTGACGTAGCGCTGTAGTGTCTCGATATCTTTGTAGTCAATCTGCTTCACTTTGTCCACGCAGAAGGCGCACACGCGCCGGCGTGGGAAATAGCGTCGCTGGGGGCGGCCACGTCGCTCGGTCGAGCGCGCTTCGTCCCGCCCGGAACGTGACTCCTCCCTGGTAGACTCCCGAGCCTCGGCCCGGTCGCCGTTGTCCTCTGCCAATGCTAATCCCTCCAGTGATACTCGTACTCATAGCGGCCGTCGGCCCCTGGGGAGGCATCGCGTCCCAGGACTGCGGCCCTCTCGGCGATTATCTCGGTGCGGGCCATCTGGCGGCCGAGGGCATCCCGCCAGACGTGGTTCCTCAAGCGCCCTTCGAGGTAGATGTATGTGCCGACATCGAGGTCGTCGGCACAGAACTCCGCCAATTCGCGCCAGGCAACCACGTTGAACCAGTCTACTTCCTTGTGGGCGCGGGAATTGACGGGGACGCACGTTCGCGACACGGCGATGGTGAAGACGGCCACTGCGCTGCCTTCCGGTGTGTAGCGCAGTTCCGGCTTCTCCACTACCTCACCCATGAGGGTGACCCGGTTGAGGCCCAGCATCTTCGTCTCCTCGGAGAACCTGCTCACGCGATCAGCCGGATGGCGGCGCCGGCACATCCTCAGCCGACAGCACCAGGTACCGCAGGACGTCTTCGTTGAGGCGGAGCATTCGCTGCAAGTCCTCAATGGCGTCGGGCGGGAGTCGCAGCCGCATCGTGGTGTAGAAGCCAGCGGTGTGCTTGCGAATGGGGTAAGCCAAGCGCCTGCGGCCCCAGTCCAGCGTGCCGATCAGCTCACCCCCTGCGCCGGTGATGTAGTCGGTGACGCGCTCTCTGAGGGAGGCAAGCTGGTCCTCATCGACGCTGGGCTGGATGACAAAGGTTAACTCGTATTCGGCCATGGCGGCTCCTTTCCCTGGGATTGCCCTCGGACACCGCCGAGAGCGGAAAGTGTAGGGCAGTGTTCTCTACACAATCAGTGAACAACTCGACTATAGCATGTACGTTTGCGGCCTGGCAAAGTGCAACTGCCCACGGTGGAGGCGGCCAACAGCGGCCTGGTTGTCCACCTGAGAGAACTGGATGCAGGCGACAGGCACTTCGGTCACCAGAGCGGTC includes:
- a CDS encoding 30S ribosomal protein S18, whose amino-acid sequence is MAEDNGDRAEARESTREESRSGRDEARSTERRGRPQRRYFPRRRVCAFCVDKVKQIDYKDIETLQRYVTDQGKIRGRRQTGTCARHQHQLSRAIKRARHLALMPYAYGHRFTS
- a CDS encoding single-stranded DNA-binding protein, which encodes MLGLNRVTLMGEVVEKPELRYTPEGSAVAVFTIAVSRTCVPVNSRAHKEVDWFNVVAWRELAEFCADDLDVGTYIYLEGRLRNHVWRDALGRQMARTEIIAERAAVLGRDASPGADGRYEYEYHWRD
- the rpsF gene encoding 30S ribosomal protein S6, which encodes MAEYELTFVIQPSVDEDQLASLRERVTDYITGAGGELIGTLDWGRRRLAYPIRKHTAGFYTTMRLRLPPDAIEDLQRMLRLNEDVLRYLVLSAEDVPAPPSG